One window of the Ureibacillus sp. FSL W7-1570 genome contains the following:
- a CDS encoding cobalamin-binding protein yields the protein MKLKRIYFLLALILALALAGCGKDDEAAPKETDAKKSGDSYTVVDDRGVEITFDKVPETVISLQPSNTEILFELGVGDKVIGVTDYDKWPEEVQNIEKVSDTINVNLERVIELNPDVVFAYTMGGEEQVEQLESAGLKVFVIQSASSIEDVYGDIGQIAQVMGVEDKGKELVEKIKDQFAAIKEKTDQIKQKKKVYFEIAPAPDIWSIGSGTFQQELIEAAGVENIYADQQGWFSVTEEDLINRNPDAIITTVYHAENPAEEIKSRQGWESVTAIKNGDVYELNADILDRPGPRIAEAVELIAKTIYPELFAK from the coding sequence ATGAAGCTGAAGAGAATCTATTTTTTACTTGCACTTATACTTGCCTTGGCATTGGCAGGATGCGGCAAGGATGATGAAGCGGCGCCAAAAGAAACAGATGCCAAAAAATCCGGCGATTCATACACGGTGGTGGATGATCGCGGGGTGGAAATCACATTTGATAAAGTGCCTGAAACCGTCATTTCGTTGCAGCCAAGCAATACGGAAATTTTATTTGAATTGGGCGTTGGCGACAAAGTGATCGGTGTGACAGATTACGATAAATGGCCGGAAGAAGTGCAAAACATTGAAAAAGTATCCGACACAATCAATGTGAACTTGGAAAGGGTCATTGAATTGAATCCGGATGTGGTATTTGCCTACACAATGGGCGGCGAGGAACAAGTGGAGCAGTTGGAAAGCGCGGGATTGAAAGTGTTTGTCATCCAATCCGCCAGCTCCATCGAGGATGTGTACGGCGACATTGGACAAATTGCCCAAGTGATGGGCGTTGAAGACAAAGGTAAAGAATTGGTTGAAAAAATCAAAGATCAGTTTGCCGCCATCAAAGAAAAAACAGATCAAATTAAGCAGAAGAAAAAAGTCTATTTTGAAATCGCGCCCGCTCCGGATATTTGGTCCATCGGTTCAGGCACATTCCAGCAGGAGCTGATCGAAGCGGCCGGTGTTGAAAATATATATGCGGATCAACAAGGCTGGTTTTCCGTAACAGAAGAAGATCTCATCAACCGGAATCCGGATGCCATCATTACAACAGTGTATCATGCTGAAAATCCTGCGGAAGAAATCAAATCCCGACAAGGTTGGGAATCCGTGACAGCGATTAAGAATGGGGATGTCTATGAATTGAATGCGGATATTTTGGACAGACCTGGCCCACGCATTGCGGAAGCGGTGGAATTGATCGCAAAAACGATTTATCCGGAATTATTTGCAAAATAA
- a CDS encoding spore germination protein yields MNEYKDKQMTGILDDNVRLLKEIFHKDMDYSLRTFELFQHRHAAIVYLNSLVDQEVINHDVIKLLQHYEAPEKEPLDILKFLIDNILYFNDVKKVKDFSTIISSIVQGKAVVFIDGIAEALELDVVTKEKRSIEEPETERVVRGPRDGFIEHLSTNVALLRYRLPIPEFRVEESEVGARTKTKVVVCYIEDIAQCHQLNVTFNGK; encoded by the coding sequence GTGAACGAATATAAGGATAAACAAATGACAGGCATTCTGGATGACAATGTCCGCCTGCTGAAAGAGATTTTTCATAAGGATATGGATTATTCTTTGCGGACCTTTGAACTTTTTCAACATAGACATGCCGCCATTGTTTATCTGAATTCCTTGGTGGATCAAGAGGTCATCAATCATGACGTCATAAAACTATTGCAACATTATGAAGCTCCTGAAAAAGAACCCTTGGACATCCTAAAATTTCTCATCGACAATATCCTTTATTTCAACGATGTAAAAAAAGTGAAAGACTTTTCAACGATTATAAGCTCCATTGTGCAGGGAAAAGCGGTTGTTTTTATCGACGGGATCGCTGAGGCGCTGGAACTGGATGTTGTAACAAAAGAAAAAAGGAGCATCGAGGAACCGGAAACGGAACGGGTGGTACGGGGACCAAGGGACGGTTTTATCGAACATTTGTCCACGAATGTTGCCTTGCTCCGTTACCGCCTGCCCATTCCGGAATTCCGGGTGGAAGAATCGGAAGTGGGGGCGAGAACGAAAACGAAAGTGGTGGTTTGTTATATCGAGGATATTGCCCAATGTCATCAACTTAACGTTACATTTAATGGAAAATAA
- a CDS encoding metal ABC transporter ATP-binding protein: MKKPFVELKNVSFNYGSDPVLNNVSITVDEGDFLALVGPNGSGKSTLLKIILGLLKAKGEVTLFGEPVSSFQHREWIGYVSQKSNSFNTAFPATVKEVVQSGLTKKAGLFKRLPKDANKRVHEALAAVGMEQFQHRNIGELSGGQQQRVFIARALISEPKLLVLDEPTVGVDIKQVQSFYDMLGELNKKHNLTIILVTHDIETPSNQISHVAFLNKRILFYGNMEEYNQIPKEQIYEWYGHSVRAV, from the coding sequence ATGAAAAAACCTTTTGTCGAGTTGAAAAATGTTTCGTTTAACTATGGATCGGATCCCGTTTTAAATAACGTTTCTATAACAGTGGATGAAGGGGATTTTTTAGCCCTTGTCGGTCCGAATGGTTCGGGAAAATCCACTTTATTGAAAATTATTTTAGGGTTGCTGAAAGCCAAAGGAGAAGTAACGCTTTTTGGCGAACCGGTTTCTTCATTCCAGCATCGGGAATGGATTGGATACGTTTCGCAAAAATCCAATTCTTTCAACACCGCCTTTCCGGCAACCGTGAAGGAAGTGGTGCAAAGTGGATTGACGAAAAAAGCCGGATTATTTAAACGGTTGCCAAAGGATGCAAATAAACGGGTGCATGAAGCTTTGGCTGCTGTCGGAATGGAGCAGTTTCAACACCGCAATATTGGCGAACTTTCCGGCGGCCAACAGCAACGGGTGTTTATTGCGCGGGCATTGATTTCTGAACCCAAATTGCTCGTTTTGGATGAACCGACAGTCGGCGTGGATATCAAACAGGTTCAATCATTTTATGATATGTTGGGAGAATTAAATAAGAAACACAATTTAACCATCATTTTGGTTACTCATGATATTGAAACGCCTTCCAACCAGATCAGTCATGTGGCATTTTTGAATAAGCGCATTCTTTTTTACGGAAACATGGAAGAATACAATCAAATTCCAAAAGAACAAATTTATGAGTGGTACGGTCATTCCGTACGGGCGGTGTAA
- a CDS encoding DHA2 family efflux MFS transporter permease subunit codes for MKSVSYNRNLIVSILLAASFVSLLNQTLLIVALPSIMEEFSVSPTLAQWVTTGFMLANGVMIPITAFLIEKYSSKALLIFALGIFAIGTLIGAVTPNFWLLIVARIVQAIGAGMLMPLMQTVIFSIYPVEKRGAAMGMSGLVVGFAPAIGPTLAGWIIDHTSWRFLFYTVLPITLIVFVLAIFLMKNVTTQHERKLDVLSVILSSFGWGGLLYATSMVGTYGWTGLNVILSILIGSISLFFFIRRQFKLSQPMLNFTVFQSKEFTLTTILSIVVFGLLIGIETILPIFVQNVRQGTALTSGLMLLPGAIITGAMSPISGKLFDRFGVKGLAIIGFSCIVLATILYNFIGQDTSFAAISAIFTVQMLGFALLSMPLMTAGINSLPHELIAHGTAMHNTIRTVGSSIFAALLVTVMSFGNIQHDGIFKGIKIAFFVAMLFGAVGLLLSFFLAKKEKRPMESAN; via the coding sequence ATGAAAAGTGTTTCATATAATCGGAATTTGATTGTCAGTATATTGCTTGCGGCATCTTTTGTTTCTTTGCTGAATCAAACGTTGCTCATCGTGGCATTGCCATCTATCATGGAAGAATTTTCCGTCAGTCCGACACTGGCCCAATGGGTGACAACGGGCTTCATGCTGGCCAATGGCGTCATGATTCCCATTACCGCCTTTCTGATTGAAAAATATAGCAGCAAAGCTTTATTAATTTTTGCTCTTGGCATTTTTGCCATTGGAACCTTGATTGGTGCCGTCACGCCGAATTTTTGGCTGCTCATCGTTGCAAGGATCGTTCAGGCCATCGGGGCGGGTATGTTGATGCCGTTGATGCAGACGGTGATTTTCTCCATCTATCCCGTGGAAAAACGCGGCGCAGCGATGGGGATGAGCGGATTGGTGGTCGGTTTTGCTCCGGCTATCGGACCGACTCTTGCAGGATGGATCATTGACCACACTTCCTGGAGATTTTTATTTTATACCGTTTTGCCTATTACACTGATCGTATTCGTCCTTGCCATCTTTTTAATGAAGAATGTGACAACACAGCATGAACGGAAACTGGATGTGTTATCGGTGATTTTATCTTCCTTTGGATGGGGCGGCCTCCTTTACGCGACAAGTATGGTGGGGACTTATGGATGGACGGGGCTGAATGTCATCCTTTCCATCCTGATCGGCTCCATCTCATTATTCTTTTTTATCCGGAGACAATTTAAACTGTCCCAGCCGATGTTGAATTTCACCGTGTTCCAATCCAAGGAATTTACGTTGACGACGATTCTTTCCATCGTCGTATTCGGGTTGCTGATCGGCATTGAAACCATCTTGCCGATTTTTGTTCAAAATGTCCGACAAGGCACGGCCCTCACCTCCGGATTGATGCTTTTGCCAGGTGCCATCATTACCGGTGCCATGTCGCCGATTTCCGGAAAGCTGTTTGACCGGTTCGGCGTAAAAGGGCTTGCCATCATCGGATTCAGCTGTATTGTACTGGCAACCATTCTGTATAATTTCATCGGCCAGGATACGTCATTTGCCGCTATTTCCGCGATCTTTACAGTTCAAATGCTGGGATTTGCCCTGCTTTCCATGCCTTTGATGACAGCAGGGATCAATTCATTGCCACATGAACTCATTGCCCATGGCACGGCCATGCATAACACGATCCGTACAGTCGGCTCTTCCATTTTCGCCGCATTGCTTGTGACCGTCATGAGTTTTGGCAATATCCAACACGATGGGATCTTTAAAGGAATCAAAATCGCCTTTTTCGTTGCGATGCTTTTCGGTGCGGTCGGCCTTCTTCTCTCCTTCTTCCTTGCAAAAAAGGAAAAGCGTCCGATGGAAAGCGCGAATTGA
- a CDS encoding Fur family transcriptional regulator: protein MNREKAWEILKANGYKKTDKRELILSMFEATDKYLTARDLLEVLKKDYPGMSYDTIYRNLATFVELGILEETELNGEKNFRMHCEVDHHHHHFICLKCGMVKEVSLCPLEMMESMLPGYSVESHKFELYGKCPACNV, encoded by the coding sequence ATGAACCGGGAAAAAGCTTGGGAAATATTAAAAGCGAATGGATACAAAAAAACGGATAAACGGGAGCTCATTTTATCGATGTTTGAAGCGACCGATAAATATTTGACTGCCCGGGATTTGTTGGAAGTGTTGAAAAAGGATTATCCTGGCATGAGTTATGATACGATTTATCGGAATCTCGCAACCTTTGTCGAGTTAGGGATATTGGAAGAAACCGAATTGAATGGGGAAAAAAATTTCCGAATGCATTGCGAAGTGGATCACCATCATCACCATTTCATCTGTTTGAAATGCGGAATGGTGAAGGAAGTATCGTTATGCCCATTGGAAATGATGGAATCCATGCTACCAGGTTATTCCGTTGAATCTCATAAATTTGAACTCTATGGAAAATGTCCGGCATGTAATGTATAA
- a CDS encoding IS4 family transposase, whose amino-acid sequence MKTKSTFLGAIEITRKLLNDVMFMLESRTKETYFTRKEKKLNFKNTILFSLNFVKKSLQIELDDFFDKFNLSEISISKQGYSAARKKISPLAFVKLTKAIVNWYYEENSFKTYRGFRLCAIDGSVLQIPDTEELRNYFGYGKNHKTSYARASASCIYDLENGIIITSRINPYKVAERDSAKDMIEELVQIGLKNDLFLFDRGYPSRDFIAYLDALGIKYVMRCQKNTIKEIVEAKDADQNIHIIHRKQVITARVVRFPLDSGTEEILVTNLTEEEFDISEFKSLYFKRWGIETEYNDVKNKIEIENFTGSSKIAIEQDFYASIYLSNMVSLLRNDANETINEESKKKRRKHDYQVNTNILIGKLKDRMVHLLLEDCPIKRERMFTKIMKVIIRNKTPIRFGRSYPRRNGLSSTKYSLNQKRCL is encoded by the coding sequence TTGAAAACAAAAAGTACTTTTTTAGGGGCAATTGAGATTACTCGAAAGTTGCTGAATGATGTGATGTTTATGCTTGAATCTCGGACAAAAGAAACGTATTTTACACGAAAAGAAAAGAAGTTAAATTTTAAAAATACTATTCTATTTAGCTTAAACTTTGTTAAAAAGAGCCTCCAAATTGAACTTGACGACTTTTTCGACAAATTTAATTTATCAGAAATTAGTATTTCCAAACAAGGCTATTCAGCCGCACGAAAAAAGATTTCTCCTCTCGCTTTTGTAAAACTTACAAAAGCGATTGTGAATTGGTATTATGAAGAAAATTCCTTTAAAACTTATCGTGGATTTAGACTTTGCGCAATCGATGGAAGTGTGCTCCAAATTCCTGATACTGAGGAGCTTCGAAATTATTTTGGGTATGGAAAAAATCATAAGACAAGTTATGCAAGAGCTAGTGCCTCTTGTATTTACGATCTTGAGAATGGAATCATTATTACTTCTAGAATCAATCCATATAAGGTAGCTGAGCGAGATAGTGCAAAGGATATGATTGAAGAACTCGTACAAATTGGATTAAAAAATGATCTTTTTTTATTTGATCGAGGGTATCCATCGAGAGATTTTATTGCCTATTTAGATGCCCTTGGTATCAAATATGTGATGCGATGTCAAAAAAATACGATAAAGGAAATTGTCGAAGCGAAAGATGCTGATCAAAACATTCATATAATACATAGGAAACAAGTGATTACTGCTCGTGTAGTTAGATTCCCACTGGATTCTGGCACGGAAGAAATACTTGTCACAAATTTAACCGAGGAAGAGTTTGATATCTCTGAGTTTAAATCTCTTTATTTTAAACGCTGGGGAATTGAAACAGAATATAATGATGTGAAAAATAAAATCGAAATAGAAAATTTCACGGGTAGTTCGAAAATCGCAATTGAACAAGATTTCTATGCATCAATATATTTATCGAATATGGTCAGTTTATTGAGAAATGATGCCAATGAAACAATTAATGAGGAGAGTAAGAAAAAAAGACGAAAACATGATTATCAAGTAAACACAAATATCTTAATAGGAAAATTAAAAGATAGGATGGTTCACTTATTATTAGAAGATTGTCCAATCAAAAGAGAGAGAATGTTTACAAAAATCATGAAAGTGATTATAAGAAATAAGACACCTATTCGGTTTGGGAGAAGCTACCCACGAAGGAATGGTCTGTCCTCAACAAAGTATTCCCTAAACCAAAAAAGGTGTCTATAA
- a CDS encoding Ger(x)C family spore germination protein, with product MKRVLLFMAIIPILMLLSGCWDRYELEERAMILAISIDVTDDREEVEKYEVTHSKGDFPVREDQKYYKLTAQLAVPGKIMLGPGGGEMNSEDTDWLLVTYGYTMKDALSNLQQELAAKIYLGHIQIIVVSEEIAKNGISEIMDFLRRDYEVRRSAWLMITDGGEAQDILNATPPIQTVPSLYLSNTLKDAVRFGKLPKEFLGKIWIDFSDIGVDAMIPLVKSMGDHILVHGLAYFKGDKMVGKLTPTDTGAILAMQGMNPAGYSNVVETEDQSGVYLIKPQRRKSKISVKLVDGEPKVTINVKIEGFVEEQNHVNDLSKDRLEELEKTLSNYGEKALSKLMKRLQQDESDILGIGARVRAKYPKYWHEKVKDDKGWYEVYKDLDIQIHLDYKIRRVGMEWK from the coding sequence ATGAAAAGGGTCCTATTATTTATGGCTATCATTCCAATCCTGATGTTGTTGAGCGGGTGCTGGGACCGATATGAGCTGGAAGAAAGGGCGATGATTCTTGCCATCTCCATCGATGTTACCGATGATAGGGAAGAAGTGGAAAAGTATGAAGTGACCCATTCGAAAGGGGATTTTCCGGTTCGTGAAGATCAAAAGTATTACAAACTGACGGCCCAATTGGCGGTTCCGGGAAAAATCATGCTCGGTCCCGGCGGTGGAGAAATGAATTCAGAAGATACGGACTGGCTGTTGGTCACATACGGCTATACGATGAAAGATGCGCTGTCCAATTTGCAACAGGAACTGGCTGCGAAAATATATTTGGGACATATTCAAATTATTGTCGTCAGCGAAGAAATCGCGAAAAACGGAATCAGTGAGATCATGGATTTTTTGAGAAGGGATTATGAAGTTCGGAGAAGCGCCTGGCTCATGATTACAGATGGGGGGGAGGCCCAAGATATATTGAATGCCACGCCCCCAATCCAAACGGTACCTTCTTTATATTTATCCAACACATTGAAAGATGCGGTACGATTCGGAAAATTGCCGAAAGAGTTTTTGGGGAAGATATGGATCGATTTTTCGGATATCGGGGTGGATGCCATGATTCCCCTCGTCAAATCCATGGGGGATCATATTCTCGTGCATGGGCTCGCGTACTTTAAAGGAGATAAGATGGTTGGAAAACTGACACCGACCGATACAGGTGCCATATTGGCGATGCAAGGCATGAATCCCGCAGGATATTCGAACGTTGTTGAAACGGAGGATCAAAGCGGAGTATACCTTATCAAGCCGCAAAGAAGAAAGTCGAAAATTTCGGTGAAACTGGTGGATGGTGAACCGAAAGTGACCATCAATGTGAAAATAGAAGGGTTTGTGGAAGAACAAAATCATGTAAATGATTTAAGCAAAGACAGGCTGGAGGAGCTCGAAAAGACTTTATCCAACTACGGTGAAAAAGCATTGTCCAAGCTGATGAAAAGACTTCAGCAAGATGAATCGGATATTCTTGGAATTGGAGCGAGGGTGAGGGCGAAATATCCGAAATATTGGCATGAAAAGGTCAAAGACGATAAGGGCTGGTATGAAGTGTACAAGGATTTGGATATTCAAATTCATTTGGATTATAAAATCCGTCGTGTCGGCATGGAATGGAAATAG
- a CDS encoding endospore germination permease has translation MKHTDSISSIQMAIIIASSIIGVSLLVLPRFVASKVGEAAILASVVGLLISFLSVLAITLLGRKYRNYTIIGCNRLILGKFVGNLMNYMIILLTIFLMGLEVRQFSEVLASGLLPNTPIEISIALMIILCALVGFRNVSTFAYIHTFYLPFLLIPMVFFILAFEDMESYHLLPIFGHDLSFFEFMSGAFEMSSAITNFFVISLLIPYIKDNESMVKNGIWGFFLGGLAILYTIIIALGVFGVKELEQIHWSALSLSRVIEIPGEILSRVDAIILITWIFAVFTTLLSYFFVIVRGTAEIFRTNRFAFISTIMIPIIFVVALIPNNVYEIFEYVITIAKIVTVLFILLPFGLIVIGRFRKKVGVQ, from the coding sequence ATGAAACATACCGATTCAATCAGTTCCATTCAAATGGCCATCATTATTGCAAGTTCAATCATTGGGGTATCCTTGTTGGTATTGCCAAGGTTCGTTGCCTCCAAGGTGGGGGAAGCGGCGATATTGGCAAGCGTTGTCGGGCTGTTGATATCATTTTTGAGTGTCCTTGCAATCACTTTATTGGGCAGGAAATATCGAAATTATACCATCATCGGATGCAACCGATTAATATTGGGGAAATTTGTGGGCAATTTGATGAATTACATGATCATCCTTTTGACCATTTTCCTTATGGGGCTTGAGGTTCGGCAATTTTCGGAAGTGCTTGCCAGCGGTTTATTGCCGAACACACCGATCGAAATATCCATCGCTTTAATGATCATTCTTTGCGCATTGGTCGGCTTCCGCAATGTTTCCACCTTCGCTTATATTCATACGTTCTATTTGCCTTTTTTATTGATTCCGATGGTCTTTTTTATTCTTGCCTTTGAAGATATGGAAAGTTATCATTTATTGCCCATTTTCGGCCATGATTTATCCTTTTTTGAGTTTATGTCCGGTGCTTTCGAGATGTCCTCCGCAATCACCAATTTTTTTGTAATCTCCTTGTTGATCCCTTATATAAAGGATAACGAAAGCATGGTAAAAAACGGGATTTGGGGTTTCTTCCTGGGCGGGCTCGCCATCTTGTATACCATTATCATTGCTCTTGGCGTATTCGGGGTGAAAGAGCTGGAGCAAATTCATTGGTCGGCATTGTCGTTGAGCCGGGTGATCGAAATACCGGGAGAAATATTATCAAGAGTGGATGCAATCATTCTCATAACATGGATTTTTGCGGTTTTTACCACATTGCTGTCTTACTTTTTTGTCATTGTCCGGGGAACCGCAGAGATTTTTCGGACGAACCGATTTGCCTTTATTTCAACGATTATGATCCCCATCATATTCGTGGTTGCCTTAATTCCAAACAATGTATATGAAATTTTTGAATATGTCATCACCATCGCTAAAATTGTGACAGTTCTCTTTATATTGCTTCCGTTCGGTTTGATCGTCATAGGCCGTTTCCGGAAAAAGGTGGGAGTGCAATGA
- a CDS encoding MFS transporter: MKRIHYSWVILIISFFSILTAGIVVSSSGVFLTPFEKEFGWDRSIISLSFGICMLFYGMAGPFMAALLEKWKLKKMMLASMGILLAGLFSTFFMKQSWHLIIIWGTILGLGSSLLLTVLSPYVANHWFKEKRGLATGILAASTATGQLLLLPILAMIIENYSWRWAIGFIIAILMVMTLIIFFFMKNSPKEMGILPYGQLEEMEETKNTQHGNPVVVAFGGLAEAVKKKEFWLLAGSFFICGCSTMGLIGTHFVSYCISFGIPLVTAASLLSFMGIFNILGTTLSGWLSDRFDNRWLLFCYYLLRGTSLVVLPFLLMNGHIAWLIVFTVFYGLDWIATVPPTINISRQIFGVQKSAVIYGWVYAAHQAGAAFAAYGGGLVYKYFNTYTWAFFMAGIFCILASLFVIVIKKQQH, from the coding sequence TTGAAACGCATTCACTATAGTTGGGTTATATTAATCATTTCATTTTTCTCCATTCTGACAGCAGGAATCGTGGTTTCATCCTCAGGCGTTTTCTTGACCCCATTTGAGAAAGAATTTGGCTGGGACCGCTCCATCATTTCCCTTTCCTTTGGGATCTGCATGCTTTTCTACGGAATGGCTGGCCCTTTTATGGCCGCCTTATTGGAAAAATGGAAATTGAAGAAAATGATGCTCGCTTCAATGGGAATTTTGCTGGCCGGGCTCTTTTCGACCTTCTTCATGAAACAATCCTGGCATTTGATTATCATCTGGGGAACAATCCTTGGTCTCGGTTCCAGTCTGTTATTAACCGTATTAAGTCCCTATGTGGCGAATCATTGGTTCAAGGAAAAAAGAGGGCTTGCCACCGGGATCCTGGCAGCGAGCACCGCAACGGGCCAGTTACTATTGCTACCCATCTTGGCGATGATTATTGAAAATTATTCATGGCGCTGGGCAATCGGGTTCATCATTGCGATCCTGATGGTAATGACCCTGATCATCTTTTTCTTTATGAAAAATTCGCCCAAGGAAATGGGGATTTTACCCTATGGCCAACTTGAGGAGATGGAGGAAACAAAGAATACCCAACATGGCAATCCTGTCGTGGTAGCATTTGGGGGATTGGCTGAAGCCGTAAAGAAAAAAGAATTTTGGTTGTTGGCCGGAAGTTTCTTTATTTGCGGCTGTTCAACAATGGGGCTGATCGGGACCCATTTTGTATCCTATTGCATCAGTTTTGGGATTCCGCTTGTCACCGCCGCTTCACTGCTCTCTTTTATGGGGATTTTTAATATTTTGGGGACGACGCTCTCCGGTTGGCTGTCTGACCGTTTTGATAATCGGTGGCTGCTATTTTGTTACTATCTTTTAAGAGGAACTTCTTTAGTGGTGCTACCATTTTTATTAATGAACGGCCACATTGCCTGGCTTATTGTATTTACCGTGTTTTACGGCTTGGATTGGATTGCCACGGTGCCTCCAACCATCAATATTTCAAGGCAAATTTTTGGCGTGCAGAAGAGTGCGGTCATTTACGGCTGGGTATATGCTGCCCACCAGGCTGGCGCCGCTTTCGCCGCCTACGGGGGAGGACTGGTCTATAAATATTTTAATACATATACATGGGCTTTTTTTATGGCAGGCATTTTCTGTATATTGGCAAGCCTATTTGTCATTGTGATCAAAAAACAGCAACATTAG
- a CDS encoding metal ABC transporter permease, with protein MLDAIIHYEFLQNAFIAGIIIGFIAPLLGVFIVVRRMSLIADALSHVTLAGITGGLLVNQNLAALGFLNPIYFGIAASVLGSVFIERLRALYKHYEELAIPIIMSCGIGLSAIFISLANGFSTDVMGYLFGTVSAVSRHDLWIILAIAFIVLLFLAFFFKEMFVLSFDEEYAKASGLPAKMIHFLFMVVVALTIAASMRIVGILLVSSLITLPVASAMRLAKGFKQTMIYSVLFGELAVIAGLILAFYLDLAPGGTIVVTSILILIIVILFKKAVRKEAQQ; from the coding sequence ATGTTAGATGCAATCATTCATTATGAATTTTTACAAAATGCTTTTATTGCTGGAATCATTATAGGTTTCATTGCTCCTCTGTTGGGTGTGTTTATTGTGGTCCGCAGAATGTCCCTGATTGCCGATGCGCTCTCCCATGTCACTTTGGCGGGGATTACGGGGGGATTATTGGTTAATCAGAATCTGGCCGCATTGGGTTTCCTCAATCCCATTTATTTTGGAATAGCGGCCAGTGTGCTTGGTTCCGTTTTTATTGAAAGGTTACGGGCTTTATATAAACATTACGAAGAATTGGCGATTCCGATCATCATGTCCTGCGGAATCGGCTTGAGCGCCATCTTTATTTCCCTGGCCAATGGTTTCAGCACCGATGTGATGGGCTATCTTTTTGGCACGGTTTCCGCCGTTTCAAGACATGATTTATGGATCATCCTCGCCATTGCTTTCATTGTGTTGTTATTTTTGGCATTCTTTTTTAAAGAAATGTTTGTGTTATCCTTTGATGAAGAGTATGCAAAAGCGTCAGGGCTTCCGGCGAAAATGATCCATTTTCTGTTCATGGTCGTGGTTGCATTGACCATTGCCGCAAGCATGCGAATTGTCGGGATCCTGCTTGTTTCTTCATTGATTACGCTGCCTGTTGCCAGTGCAATGCGGTTGGCGAAAGGGTTTAAGCAGACGATGATTTATTCGGTTCTATTCGGGGAATTGGCGGTGATCGCTGGATTGATTTTGGCCTTCTATTTGGATTTGGCCCCGGGCGGAACCATTGTCGTGACTTCGATTCTGATTTTGATTATCGTCATCTTGTTCAAAAAAGCGGTTCGGAAGGAGGCGCAGCAATGA